TTGCTCGCTTCTTCCCTTTAGAAGTCTTCTTCGCCTGCCGCATGGTCGAACCTCCGAGCAATTGCAAGAAGTGTCCCAGCCGGGGTAAGTCTACGCTCGGGAAATAACACGAGCAACAATTACGCGCACAAAAGCGCGGCGCCGCACGTTCAGGATGTATTCATCTTCATGAACGGAATCGGCACGGCCAGTTGACGCAACGCGTCAACGATCCGCGCTCTCGGTGCGTGGGCAGCTTGGTGCAGTGCCGCAAGCGCATCGAATCTTGAACGGAGAGGTCGGCGTGGCAGAGCGATCAGGGCGTTTCGCTTGGTATGAACTCCTGACAACGGATGTCGCAGCGGCGGGCGCATTTTATCGCAAGGCCGTCGGCTGGGGCGTGAAAGATGAATCGACCCCGGAACTGTCTTACGTGGTGCTTCGCAGCGGCGGCGCTCCGCTGGGCGGACTTATGGATATCCCGGAAGAGGGGCGGAGATTGGGGGCGACGCCGAGATGGATGGGATATGTCGCCGTCGACGACCTGGACGCAACCACCGCGCAGATCAGGCGTCTTGGAGGCACGATCCATGTGCCGCCGACCGACACCAATATCGGTCGCATCGCAGTCGTTGCCGATCCGCAGGACGCGATGTTCGGGCTGATCAAAGGGCCGACATATGGTCGACGGAAACCGGGCCGGCTGGATGAGCCGGGGCGCGTTGGCTGGCATGAGTTACTGGCCGCCGACCGAACTGTGATCTTCGATTTCTATAGAGAACTATTCGGTTGGCAGAAGGCCGACGCTCAAAGCGAACCGGCGGCCTGGTATCAATTGTTCTCGGCGGGTGGGCAGACGGTCGGCGGCATGCTCACCAAACTTCCGAGCGTAGCGCAGCCGAGCTGGCTGCATTACTTCAATGTCGACGACATCGGTGCTGCGACCAGACATGTAAATGCTGGCGGAGGCCGGATCCTGCAGGGTCCGATCGAATTGCCTGATGGCTGCTGGATCGCACGTTGTGTCGATCCTCAGGGCGCCCTGTTTGCATTGCAGGGCGCCCGAGGTTCGACCAGCATTGAGCCGTCCTTGGCCTCGGAAATCGGCTGGTCCGCCAAGTGGGGTGGCATTGCCTCGCAGGGCAGAATTGTGCTGCCCAAGCCGGGGCGCTAGCTGCGGCCTCTGTCCGGCACTCACGCGACCGGGCAAAGGCCGCGCCGGGAGCAGGGGAGGCCTGCGCGGGGCCGATCGGGGCCGTTTTGAGGCAAGTTCCCGTTGCGCGCGCCCAGCCCGTGCGCTATCCGGCCGGAAAGGCCTGAGGCGACTTCCATTTTTCCGCCCGGCCGACCCAACCCAGGACGGAAACCGCCATGCCAGCCTATCGCTCCCGCACCACCACCCACGGCCGTAACATGGCGGGTGCCCGCGGCCTCTGGCGCGCGACGGGCATGAAGGACGGCGATTTCGGCAAGCCTATCATCGCGGTCGTAAACTCCTTCACCCAGTTCGTGCCCGGCCACGTCCATCTCAAGGACCTCGGCCAGCTGGTCGCCCGCGAGATCGAGCAGGCCGGCGGCGTCGCCAAGGAGTTCAACACCATCGCGGTCGATGACGGCATCGCCATGGGCCATGACGGCATGCTCTACAGCCTGCCGTCGCGCGAACTGATCGCCGACAGCGTCGAGTACATGGCCAACGCCCACTGTGCCGACGGTCTCGTCTGCATCTCCAACTGCGACAAGATCACCCCCGGCATGCTGATGGCTGCTCTGCGGCTGAACATCCCGGCCGTGTTCGTCTCGGGCGGACCGATGGAGGCGGGGAAGGTCAAGCTCCAGGGCAAGACCAAGGCCGTCGATCTCATCGACGCCATGGTGGCTGCCGCCGACTCCAAGGTCAGCGACGAGGACGTCAAGGTGATCGAGCGCTCGGCGTGCCCGACCTGCGGCTCCTGCTCGGGCATGTTCACCGCCAACTCCATGAACTGCCTGACCGAGGCGCTCGGCCTTGCGCTGCCCGGCAACGGCACGGTGGTGGCAACCCATGCCGACCGCAAGCGCCTGTTTGTGGAGGCCGGCCACACCATCGTCGATCTCGTCCGCCGCTATTACGAGCAGGACGACGCCTCCGTGCTGCCGCGCAATGTCGCGAATTTCAAGGCGTTCGAGAACGCGATGACGCTCGACATCGCGATGGGCGGCTCCACCAACACCGTGCTGCATCTGCTGGCGGCCGCCCATGAAGGGCAGGTGGAGTTCACCATGCGCGACATCGATCGCCTGTCGCGCCGCGTGCCCGTGCTGTGCAAGGTGGCGCCGTCGGTTGCCGACGTCCATGTCGAGGACGTCCACCGCGCCGGCGGCATCATGGGCATTCTGGGCGAGCTCGACCGCGCCGCGCTGATCGACACCTCGGTCTCGACCGTGCATGCGCCGACCATGAACGATGCGCTGGAGCGCTGGGACATCAAGCGCTCCAAGAGCGAAGCGGTGCGCACCTTCTATCGCGCCTCGCCCGGCGGCATCCCGACCCAGGTCGCCTTCAGCCAGGACCGCCGCTACGACGAGCTCGATGCGGACCGCGAGAAGGGCGTCGTGCGCAATCTCGCGCACGCCTTCAGCAAGGACGGCGGCCTCGCCGTGCTCTACGGCAACCTCGCGCAGGACGGCTGCATCGTGAAGACCGCGGGCGTTGATGCTTCGATCCTGAAATTCTCCGGCCCAGCGCGCGTGTTCGAAAGCCAGGACGCGGCCGTCGAAGGCATCCTGGGCGGCAAGGTCGTCGCCGGTGAGGTCGTGGTCATCATCTATGAAGGCCCGCGCGGCGGCCCCGGCATGCAGGAGATGCTGTATCCGACCAGCTATCTGAAATCGATGGGCCTCGGTAAAGCCTGCGCGCTCGTCACCGACGGACGCTTCTCGGGCGGCTCGTCCGGCCTGTCGATCGGCCATCTGTCGCCGGAAGCCGCCGAGGGCGGCAACATCGGTCTCGTGCGCACCGGCGACGTCATCGCCATCGACATCCCGAACCGCAGCATCACGCTGGAGGTCTCCGACGAGGAGCTCGCCAAGCGCCGCGCCGCGGAAGAGGCGAAGGGCGATGCCGCATGGCAGGCGACGGGCCGCAAGCGCAACGTCTCCACTGCGCTGCAGGCTTACGCTGCGCTCACCACCAGCGCCGCGCGCGGCGCCGTGCGCGAGGTCAAGCGGCGTTCGCGATAGGCGCCTGATCGGCGGCGCCACAGGCTGGCTTCATTGCTCCAGGACGACGCGCGCTCTCCACGCGAGCGCGCGCAGATGCGCCTTTGCAGGTCACGACCGTGCGGCTGGGACGGAGGGGAAAGAAACGGCCCCGCCTCCTGGGGTGTGGGCTATTAGGGGTGGAGGCGGGAGCCGTTTGCAAAGTGGGCACCCGACGTGCGGGCTCGCCCGCCAGGCCCTATCAGCTTAATGTATTTATCCCCATTCCGCTATTTAATTTTTATATATTTTCGTTTTGTGATTTAATCGTGCCATCGCAATTGCGGAAATCCATTTTTCCGAATCTGACCGGAGGCAGTCTCCGTATCCGGATCTATCCGCAAGGGACCGGATTGCCAGTAGCGGAGTAAGTCATGAGTCATTCTCCATCGCTCGTGCCGCAGATGACCACAGACCGGGATGTCTATCTCGTGCTCGACGATTTCGGCCGGCGACTGGGCCGCGCCTGGTGTGAAACGGCCGAGGAGGATGCCAATCGCGCGACCCTGCTCAGGCATCTCGCCGAAGGGCAATATCTCCATCCCGCACGTGTCGTGGCCTTCAATACCGCGGAAGGATGGTCACGAGATGTCACCACAGAGATCGCCGACGAGCTGCGTCGCCGCTTTGTCGAATTCGAGGAGACCGATCCCTCGCTGCTGGAGTTCTTGGAAAGAGCGGCGAGGCGCTGAAGCTCGACGCGCGCGTTAATGCGCGTGGTCAATGAGGTCTTACCGGTCGGCTGCGATCGGCCGTTTGCATTAAGGATGCCCCGACGAAGTTCGGCAGCCCTGGATTTTGCGGCGTATGCTGCTCCGACCTTCGGATCCAAATCCCATTCGGGCAACTGGGGCACCGCACGCAATGTCTCGTACTCTCGCCGTTGTTTTCTCCACAGCCGTCGCAGCGATCTCCATGACGGGTGCAGCCTCCGCCGGCTGCTACAATTGCTACACCCCGCCGCCGTGCACGACCTGCTATCAGCAGCAATACGTCGCGCCGCAATACCGCACCGTCGACGAGACCGTGATGGTGTCTCCCGGCTCCGTTGTCGCGCACCGCACGCCGGCGCAGTACCGCACGGTGATGGTGCCGAGGACCGTGATGGTCGCGCCCCCGAGCGTCCAGTACGAGCGCACCCCCCCGCAATACGCCACGCGCCAGCGCGTCGAGATGGTCTCGCCGGGCTATTCCTATTACGCGCCGGTCCAGATGGGCTGCGCGTCCTGCGGCTACTGAGCTGAAGCTCAAGAGAATCAAGCGGCGGCCCGTGGCGGGGCGCCGCTTTTTTTGTCCGGGGCAAAGGAGGTCGGATCGCTTGAACCGGTTGATCCTGAGCAACACGAAACAGCATGAGTGTTCTTCCGGCATCCCTCAAGCGACCGCAGTTCGGGTTACTTGCTGCGGTCGCGGCTTCGATGATCTGCGTAGTCGTGATTGTTTGGGCGATCGGCTCGACCGACCGCGTGACCTATCTTGGACCGGATCATGGCCAGGAACAGACGATCGCGCAGGTTCGTCTCAAGACGCTTCCAGAAGGAAGCTATGTGATCGAGCGCAACGCGATCTACCACTCGATGCGGGTGGGTTGTCGCTATGATCTCAATTTCAGCCCGCAGTTCGGCCGCCGTGTCAGCGAACGCCAAACAACGAAGTATATCCGAAGCGCCGTTCTGGTTGATTGCCCTTCAAGTCTGGCGACTTCTTAGCAAACGATGCTTCAGTTCCGCTTCGGGCGCGCCGGGAACGTCACGACGCTGTCTATGTCGCTGGAACCTGATCGCCTACCTTGCTGCTTCACCACTTGCTCTAGCTCAAGAGCTTCTATTGCGAGCTCATCCGCCAAGCGCCCGAAGAGTTCACGCTTTTGCGGGTCGCTCGCTCGCCTGCTCATAAGAGCCAAATCCGCGGCATCGGCGCGGAGTTCGTCCAATCTTTTTCTGAGGTCCGCCATTATCGGCACGTCCTAAACCCGCTCTTCTCGTCGTAGCGGGGTGCAGGTCAACGGTGGAGCATCCTATGGGTTCTTCGTTAACCCTTCATTAGCCGACAGGCGTCGCGAGGAAGGCCTGACAGCGTGAACCGGCGGGCCCTGGATCGTTATCGGCACAGCCGGCGGCAGGCGTGTGCCCGGTCGCGTCGGATCTCCGTTGCAGCCTCGCAGCTTCACGCACGTAATGTCCGCCTTCCTGAGCGAATGGAGCATCGCGGCTGATCTTTTGCCTCTGAAGCGGTTGCTAGCTTACTCACAGCTCGGAGTTCCGTCTGTTCGGTTGGGCACCCT
This genomic stretch from Bradyrhizobium sp. CCGB12 harbors:
- a CDS encoding VOC family protein, translated to MAERSGRFAWYELLTTDVAAAGAFYRKAVGWGVKDESTPELSYVVLRSGGAPLGGLMDIPEEGRRLGATPRWMGYVAVDDLDATTAQIRRLGGTIHVPPTDTNIGRIAVVADPQDAMFGLIKGPTYGRRKPGRLDEPGRVGWHELLAADRTVIFDFYRELFGWQKADAQSEPAAWYQLFSAGGQTVGGMLTKLPSVAQPSWLHYFNVDDIGAATRHVNAGGGRILQGPIELPDGCWIARCVDPQGALFALQGARGSTSIEPSLASEIGWSAKWGGIASQGRIVLPKPGR
- the ilvD gene encoding dihydroxy-acid dehydratase, which translates into the protein MPAYRSRTTTHGRNMAGARGLWRATGMKDGDFGKPIIAVVNSFTQFVPGHVHLKDLGQLVAREIEQAGGVAKEFNTIAVDDGIAMGHDGMLYSLPSRELIADSVEYMANAHCADGLVCISNCDKITPGMLMAALRLNIPAVFVSGGPMEAGKVKLQGKTKAVDLIDAMVAAADSKVSDEDVKVIERSACPTCGSCSGMFTANSMNCLTEALGLALPGNGTVVATHADRKRLFVEAGHTIVDLVRRYYEQDDASVLPRNVANFKAFENAMTLDIAMGGSTNTVLHLLAAAHEGQVEFTMRDIDRLSRRVPVLCKVAPSVADVHVEDVHRAGGIMGILGELDRAALIDTSVSTVHAPTMNDALERWDIKRSKSEAVRTFYRASPGGIPTQVAFSQDRRYDELDADREKGVVRNLAHAFSKDGGLAVLYGNLAQDGCIVKTAGVDASILKFSGPARVFESQDAAVEGILGGKVVAGEVVVIIYEGPRGGPGMQEMLYPTSYLKSMGLGKACALVTDGRFSGGSSGLSIGHLSPEAAEGGNIGLVRTGDVIAIDIPNRSITLEVSDEELAKRRAAEEAKGDAAWQATGRKRNVSTALQAYAALTTSAARGAVREVKRRSR